A portion of the Leptospira licerasiae serovar Varillal str. VAR 010 genome contains these proteins:
- a CDS encoding AMP-dependent synthetase/ligase: protein MEKRSIYHLVRDSCIHYKDRPFQWIWDEKLKSFSGISYSEWFLNLENLSGFFRQKNLNKGDKVGLFCDNRTEWALCSFSVMCSGGADVPRGCDASEDEIFYILDHTESKITFIEKEQVLVKLGNILNKLKHLETVILIEPEENFSSLAKLKVSYPKIEFIDLETAISQGRAWVEKKGKSLLHSVGESLTENDIATIIYTSGTTGVPKGVVLKHRSFTWTINQLQQFVPANYSDRVVVFLPPWHIAERILETALLSWGASLACSNVSQLTRDFEIIKPTVLVSVPRVWEALYRRIWDKVSKSSPTKLAIFKTAVRIAETYNSLLDTVIGNYSETENSNKEEKLTDTVVSVLLLPLFYFLNILAQKVLAPVRALFGGQLKFAFCGAGAMPPKIQFFFRSMGVPIIETYGMTETTGMGALGSFPIPKTGSIGQVFPGAHIKLVGEQNEVVSKPGDKGIAWHKGPHVTAGYYKNEELTRSNFVDGWFNSGDLFVWTKTGELKFAGRAKDTIVLSSGENVEPEPIEGKILETGWALTAIVIGQDQKFLAVLIVPDFAKVRDHFSSQGISLPNENSALVQDPKVLKFYKDLIKNTISEKNGFKNFEKINDFRLLDKEFEKGKELTETMKVKRNKVAELYAHLIKTIFL from the coding sequence ATGGAAAAAAGAAGCATCTATCATCTGGTCAGGGACTCTTGTATCCATTACAAGGACAGGCCCTTCCAATGGATCTGGGATGAAAAATTAAAATCTTTTTCTGGGATCTCTTACTCCGAGTGGTTCTTAAACCTGGAAAATCTTTCCGGTTTTTTCAGACAGAAAAATCTAAACAAAGGAGATAAGGTAGGCCTATTCTGCGACAACAGAACAGAATGGGCATTATGCTCCTTCTCCGTAATGTGTTCGGGTGGAGCGGACGTCCCAAGAGGATGTGATGCGAGCGAAGATGAGATATTTTATATCCTGGATCATACCGAATCCAAGATCACTTTTATAGAAAAAGAGCAGGTCCTGGTCAAATTAGGCAATATTTTAAACAAATTAAAACATCTAGAAACTGTAATACTCATAGAGCCTGAGGAAAACTTTTCCTCTTTGGCAAAATTGAAAGTTTCTTACCCTAAAATCGAATTTATAGATCTGGAAACTGCAATCTCTCAAGGTAGAGCCTGGGTCGAAAAAAAAGGAAAATCTCTTCTTCATTCCGTAGGAGAATCCTTAACTGAGAACGATATCGCGACGATCATCTATACTTCCGGGACCACCGGAGTTCCTAAAGGTGTGGTCTTAAAACATAGATCTTTTACCTGGACAATCAACCAATTACAACAATTCGTGCCCGCAAATTATTCGGACAGAGTCGTAGTCTTTCTTCCGCCATGGCATATCGCGGAAAGAATTCTAGAAACTGCGCTTCTTTCTTGGGGCGCCTCGCTTGCCTGCTCCAATGTTTCTCAGCTTACTCGTGATTTCGAGATTATCAAACCTACAGTTCTTGTTTCCGTGCCCAGAGTTTGGGAAGCATTGTATCGAAGGATCTGGGATAAGGTCTCCAAATCCTCTCCAACAAAACTTGCAATTTTTAAAACGGCAGTCCGGATCGCTGAGACCTATAATTCTCTTTTAGACACCGTTATCGGAAATTATTCGGAAACTGAAAATAGTAATAAAGAGGAGAAGTTAACCGACACAGTGGTTTCTGTCCTACTTCTTCCCCTATTCTATTTCTTAAATATTTTGGCCCAGAAGGTACTTGCACCAGTTAGAGCCCTATTCGGTGGACAACTTAAGTTTGCATTCTGCGGAGCGGGCGCAATGCCTCCTAAGATCCAATTTTTCTTTCGTTCTATGGGAGTTCCCATTATTGAAACATATGGTATGACCGAGACTACAGGAATGGGTGCCCTGGGTAGTTTTCCGATCCCTAAAACAGGATCGATCGGACAAGTATTCCCCGGGGCGCATATAAAATTAGTCGGCGAGCAAAACGAGGTGGTTTCTAAACCGGGAGATAAAGGGATCGCATGGCATAAAGGCCCTCATGTAACTGCCGGATATTATAAAAATGAGGAACTCACGCGGTCTAATTTTGTGGACGGATGGTTTAACTCGGGGGACTTATTCGTCTGGACCAAGACCGGTGAGTTAAAATTCGCAGGCAGGGCAAAAGATACGATCGTTCTTTCTTCCGGGGAGAATGTGGAGCCTGAACCCATAGAAGGAAAAATTTTAGAAACAGGCTGGGCACTGACTGCAATAGTTATTGGTCAGGACCAAAAATTTTTAGCGGTTTTGATCGTTCCGGACTTTGCCAAAGTTAGAGATCATTTTTCCTCACAGGGAATTTCTCTTCCAAATGAGAATTCTGCTCTGGTACAAGACCCGAAAGTGCTGAAGTTTTACAAAGATCTGATCAAGAATACGATCTCCGAAAAGAACGGGTTTAAGAATTTCGAAAAAATTAACGACTTTCGCCTTTTAGACAAGGAATTCGAAAAAGGAAAAGAACTCACCGAAACCATGAAAGTGAAAAGAAATAAGGTTGCAGAACTCTATGCGCATCTGATAAAAACGATCTTTCTTTAA
- a CDS encoding phosphorylase: protein MSDLKIQDILFCAAFAGEIDKLKTDPRIHTFEAGIGELEAAINLQKYLSDPESWKPKAILGIGSAGVYTWIPRKEWEGKFGLSKVFANYQIAFLDKKIRLPESMTFRYEFPDLQFPFDGNDFVESATNGTGSVTLEDLSPRALERIKGEGLGFENMEAFGLAKVCNLFNIPFGTVFALTNKVGPKGSEEWKLSWRKHSDRLQEKILSYL from the coding sequence ATGAGCGACCTTAAAATCCAGGACATTCTTTTCTGCGCGGCTTTCGCGGGAGAAATAGACAAATTAAAAACGGATCCTAGGATCCACACTTTCGAAGCGGGCATCGGAGAATTGGAAGCGGCCATCAATCTCCAGAAATATCTTTCAGATCCTGAAAGTTGGAAACCTAAGGCGATTCTAGGGATAGGCTCCGCAGGAGTATATACCTGGATCCCTCGAAAAGAGTGGGAAGGTAAATTTGGACTTTCGAAAGTATTCGCTAATTACCAGATCGCATTCTTGGATAAAAAGATCAGACTTCCGGAAAGTATGACTTTTAGATACGAGTTCCCCGACTTACAATTCCCTTTTGACGGAAACGATTTCGTAGAATCCGCGACAAACGGAACTGGTTCAGTCACCTTGGAAGATCTTAGCCCCCGAGCCTTAGAAAGGATCAAGGGAGAAGGCCTAGGCTTTGAGAATATGGAAGCGTTCGGCCTTGCAAAAGTATGCAATCTATTTAATATTCCTTTCGGAACAGTATTCGCACTTACGAACAAAGTAGGACCGAAAGGAAGTGAAGAATGGAAGCTTTCCTGGAGAAAACACTCCGATAGACTCCAGGAGAAGATCTTGAGTTACCTTTGA
- a CDS encoding patatin-like phospholipase family protein: MKKIVPPEALQFLASIPLFKGLPRKLLVLLYGHIEERNIHNHTVIYYKGEISKELYIIRHGEVMMTLGEAGKTVRYLGEGDVFAENSVLTRTAHTGSATAILDTLLYVLDGEYFLKLAAKERVLSQNLMRLMGMRMREVMEDSSAQVHSPRRLVCHIPIEEVEDFKVHLESIVDNGRKSHEGHVSLLRIDTFKGKSVSEMIRTIAGLRKKSAILHLYFKNPEIQPELDKLVQQCDQIVFWEEKPERNLKQKNEILGYWEPRIRNFSGRTSRIVVSENGLRKHEESANQKVFYKGETFARYLVSRTRGLALGGGGARALAHVGLLKVLEREGIRFDFVSGSSFGAVIGALYARGESTDSIFKMIGKFFGGIEKPFDPTIPLISFFKGKRMLRMLKDAFGTQLIEDLKIPFATSAVDLHSGQEYVMDQGPIWEALAAAMSLPGMFPPVFKGDHLLIDGGVINNVPENLIRRKGADVILSVNVSPLRDEGIVRLLEDRKVTGKSFFKNLWEDITYPPILKIMARAITLEGREITKLRKEKMDLFINLHIEEFAFTDFGKYKEIIKKGELETEAAIGDIRKLFFPTEK, from the coding sequence ATGAAAAAAATAGTACCTCCGGAAGCGTTGCAATTTTTAGCGTCTATCCCCTTGTTCAAGGGTCTCCCGAGAAAATTACTAGTCTTACTTTACGGTCATATAGAAGAGCGGAACATTCACAATCACACTGTAATTTATTATAAAGGAGAGATCTCCAAGGAACTTTACATAATCCGACACGGAGAGGTAATGATGACCTTGGGGGAAGCTGGCAAGACGGTTCGCTACTTGGGTGAAGGAGACGTGTTTGCTGAGAATAGCGTTCTCACAAGAACCGCTCATACCGGATCTGCCACCGCGATATTGGATACGTTATTGTATGTATTGGACGGGGAATATTTTCTAAAACTAGCTGCCAAAGAAAGGGTACTTTCCCAAAACTTAATGAGACTGATGGGAATGAGGATGAGAGAGGTGATGGAAGACTCTTCCGCTCAGGTACATTCTCCTAGAAGACTAGTCTGTCATATCCCGATAGAAGAAGTAGAAGATTTTAAAGTACATCTAGAGTCCATAGTGGATAACGGTAGGAAGTCCCACGAAGGTCATGTTTCTCTCTTGAGAATAGATACATTCAAAGGAAAATCTGTTTCCGAGATGATCCGAACTATTGCAGGGCTTAGAAAAAAATCCGCCATACTACATCTCTATTTTAAAAACCCGGAGATCCAGCCAGAGTTGGATAAGCTCGTACAACAATGCGATCAGATCGTTTTCTGGGAGGAAAAACCGGAAAGAAATCTGAAACAGAAAAATGAGATCCTAGGTTATTGGGAACCAAGGATACGTAATTTTTCCGGAAGGACTTCTCGGATTGTCGTGTCCGAAAACGGATTAAGAAAACATGAAGAATCCGCTAACCAAAAAGTATTTTATAAGGGTGAAACATTCGCAAGATATTTGGTCTCTAGGACTCGAGGGCTTGCGTTGGGAGGAGGAGGAGCTAGGGCCCTCGCACATGTCGGTCTTCTGAAAGTTTTGGAAAGAGAAGGGATCCGTTTCGATTTTGTGAGCGGTTCTTCTTTCGGGGCTGTGATCGGAGCTCTTTATGCAAGGGGGGAAAGCACGGATTCGATCTTCAAAATGATCGGTAAGTTTTTTGGCGGAATCGAAAAACCGTTCGATCCTACCATCCCACTTATTTCCTTCTTCAAAGGAAAAAGAATGCTCCGAATGTTAAAGGATGCATTCGGAACTCAGTTAATAGAAGATCTAAAGATCCCATTTGCAACATCCGCAGTGGATCTCCATAGCGGGCAAGAATACGTGATGGACCAAGGTCCCATTTGGGAAGCGCTGGCTGCGGCAATGAGTTTACCTGGGATGTTCCCACCGGTATTTAAAGGGGATCATCTTTTGATAGATGGCGGAGTGATCAATAACGTTCCGGAAAACCTGATCCGAAGGAAAGGAGCGGATGTGATCTTATCCGTGAATGTTTCTCCGCTTAGAGACGAGGGGATCGTCAGACTTCTGGAAGACAGAAAGGTAACAGGAAAGTCTTTTTTCAAAAATCTTTGGGAAGACATTACTTATCCTCCCATTCTAAAGATCATGGCAAGAGCGATCACTTTAGAAGGAAGAGAAATTACTAAATTGAGAAAGGAAAAGATGGACCTTTTTATCAATTTACATATAGAAGAGTTCGCATTTACCGATTTCGGAAAATATAAGGAAATCATTAAAAAGGGAGAATTGGAAACGGAAGCTGCAATCGGAGATATCCGTAAATTATTCTTTCCAACCGAAAAATAA
- a CDS encoding DUF4254 domain-containing protein encodes MKLESAKVVEIFKNSVTDWHKEEALSPNPFPGSSLEFLFYQKNQIDTIQWHVEDEIRRPDLPDKDLVQFKRRIDALNQERTDLVEQIDDQISAMFKSVEKKPNARMNSETPAWLIDRMSILELKIYHMKEQTERKDVSPEHIQTCQNKLNVLLEQRTDLSKCLDELLDDLSKGDKFYKVYRQMKMYNDKNLNPSLYTKQA; translated from the coding sequence ATGAAGTTAGAATCGGCCAAAGTGGTTGAGATATTCAAAAATTCCGTCACGGACTGGCATAAAGAGGAAGCGCTTTCTCCGAATCCATTCCCTGGGTCCTCTCTTGAGTTCCTTTTTTACCAAAAAAACCAGATAGACACCATCCAATGGCATGTGGAGGACGAGATCAGAAGGCCCGACCTTCCTGATAAGGATCTTGTCCAGTTTAAAAGAAGAATAGACGCCCTAAACCAGGAAAGGACGGACCTAGTCGAGCAGATAGACGATCAGATCTCAGCAATGTTCAAGTCGGTGGAAAAAAAGCCGAATGCCAGAATGAACTCGGAAACCCCTGCTTGGCTGATAGACAGGATGAGTATCCTGGAACTCAAAATTTATCATATGAAAGAACAAACGGAAAGAAAGGATGTAAGTCCCGAACATATCCAAACTTGCCAAAACAAGCTGAATGTTTTGCTGGAACAAAGGACTGATCTTTCCAAATGTCTGGATGAACTTCTGGACGATTTATCTAAAGGAGATAAATTCTATAAGGTATATAGGCAGATGAAAATGTACAACGACAAAAATCTGAACCCATCCTTATATACAAAACAAGCATGA
- a CDS encoding glycosyltransferase family 9 protein yields the protein MNLLVLRFSAMGDVALMAPALIAVAAKYTNIQLTVVTRGNYAPFFYNIPNVHVIGINLKKYKGLSGLYRLFKELNKLGPYEKIVDLHSSVRSRFISFFFWIRGVSVFRIIKGRREKMRQIRRTRKVLRKLPHTVDRYLKVFEKAGFPANVRKGPWINVDPESKIYAKDFLLARKIDKKEGLWVGYAPFAGHKLKEWPLEKSLELLKLLKEEFPNIRIFLFGSSQEAVQMEEWRNGDQSMTIVSGGKLGIRGELGIMERMDVIIGMDSSNIHIAALLKRPVIALFGTTHPLSGFAPFGQEDTGVLQIEDLPCRPCSIYGNTTCYRKDFACMERITPEDVIKRINVIKNINTLF from the coding sequence ATGAATCTTTTGGTGCTAAGATTCTCAGCGATGGGAGATGTTGCCTTGATGGCTCCGGCATTGATTGCCGTAGCAGCCAAGTACACGAATATACAACTCACTGTTGTTACCAGAGGGAACTATGCTCCCTTCTTTTATAATATCCCTAACGTCCACGTGATCGGGATCAATCTCAAAAAATATAAAGGCCTATCCGGATTATATCGTTTATTCAAGGAATTGAATAAACTAGGTCCTTACGAGAAAATCGTGGACTTACATTCTAGCGTTAGATCCCGTTTTATCAGTTTTTTCTTTTGGATCCGAGGGGTTTCCGTTTTCAGGATCATTAAGGGAAGAAGGGAAAAGATGCGCCAAATACGTAGGACCCGTAAGGTTTTGCGTAAACTTCCCCACACTGTAGACAGATATCTAAAAGTTTTCGAAAAAGCCGGATTCCCCGCGAACGTTCGAAAAGGCCCTTGGATCAATGTGGATCCTGAATCCAAAATTTATGCAAAAGACTTCCTTCTTGCCAGAAAGATAGATAAAAAAGAAGGTCTTTGGGTCGGATATGCACCTTTTGCAGGCCATAAACTGAAAGAATGGCCTTTGGAAAAAAGCCTGGAACTACTCAAACTTTTAAAAGAAGAATTCCCTAATATTAGAATATTCTTATTCGGTTCCTCTCAGGAAGCGGTTCAAATGGAAGAATGGAGGAATGGGGATCAATCCATGACCATCGTTTCCGGTGGTAAACTGGGTATACGAGGTGAATTAGGGATCATGGAAAGAATGGATGTAATTATCGGAATGGACTCTTCGAACATCCATATTGCAGCGCTTCTCAAGCGTCCTGTGATCGCGTTATTCGGAACTACACACCCACTTTCCGGATTTGCTCCTTTTGGTCAGGAAGACACCGGCGTTTTACAGATAGAAGATCTACCTTGTAGACCATGTAGTATTTACGGAAATACAACCTGCTATCGTAAAGACTTTGCCTGTATGGAGAGGATTACTCCGGAAGACGTGATCAAACGGATCAACGTTATCAAGAATATCAATACACTTTTTTGA
- a CDS encoding glycosyltransferase, whose product MKILYFSDTFLPKIDGVAISMRNFAEALAERGHEFLICCPRYGEGDFDRMGDHIRLERFRSGYLPSYPDIKVVLPSPSKIKRAIKEFQPDLVHIHTPGLMGVYGINATEKYGIPSIGTYHTLMSEQDMYLSFYRLLKLDKLFMRIGKLNKKIKIKDLVKFEKFDKFNIRKKIILKITNNLYDRCDLIISPSHLIKKQLEEFGLKKPVAVISNGLDLSQFKGSPKTLSESPKLLHVGRISYEKNCDVIINSFKLILEKIPSATLTIIGDGPALASLKVQAQKLGIDNAITFTGFIDRAELPKHYPNYDLFLTASTMETQGLVILESVACGLPAVGVDSFAIPELVHDGLNGFIAKPFDVKDIAEKTVRILQDPEMYASFSKESLKISQNHEMKACVDRMEEVYKSVAAQKNKKKKRSILNTIFSLDPFGILG is encoded by the coding sequence ATGAAGATTCTTTATTTTTCGGACACCTTTTTACCCAAAATAGACGGGGTCGCTATTTCGATGAGAAATTTTGCGGAAGCCCTTGCCGAAAGAGGACATGAATTTTTGATTTGTTGTCCACGTTATGGAGAAGGTGACTTCGATAGAATGGGAGATCATATCCGTCTGGAAAGATTCAGGAGCGGATACCTGCCTAGTTACCCCGATATCAAGGTTGTTTTACCTTCTCCTTCAAAGATCAAAAGAGCGATCAAAGAATTCCAACCGGATCTAGTGCATATCCACACTCCTGGACTTATGGGAGTTTACGGGATCAACGCTACCGAAAAATACGGAATCCCAAGTATCGGAACTTATCATACATTGATGTCCGAACAGGACATGTATCTTTCTTTTTATCGTCTTCTTAAACTAGACAAACTTTTTATGAGAATCGGAAAGTTGAATAAGAAGATTAAAATAAAGGACTTGGTAAAATTCGAAAAATTCGACAAGTTCAATATTCGTAAAAAGATCATTCTGAAAATTACGAATAATTTATACGATCGTTGCGATCTGATCATCTCTCCTTCCCACCTGATAAAAAAACAGTTGGAAGAGTTCGGATTAAAAAAGCCGGTTGCTGTGATCTCAAACGGTTTGGATCTTTCCCAATTTAAGGGAAGTCCTAAAACTCTTTCGGAAAGTCCTAAACTACTACATGTGGGTAGGATCTCTTATGAGAAAAATTGCGATGTGATCATTAACTCATTCAAATTGATCCTAGAAAAGATCCCATCTGCTACTTTGACGATCATAGGAGACGGTCCAGCTTTGGCTTCTCTTAAGGTCCAAGCTCAAAAGCTTGGGATAGATAATGCAATTACATTTACCGGTTTTATAGATAGAGCGGAACTTCCAAAACACTATCCGAACTACGATCTATTCTTAACGGCTTCTACCATGGAAACACAAGGTCTTGTGATCTTAGAGTCAGTAGCATGCGGTCTTCCTGCGGTCGGTGTGGATTCGTTTGCAATCCCGGAATTAGTCCATGACGGACTGAACGGATTTATAGCAAAACCTTTCGATGTAAAAGATATTGCCGAAAAGACTGTTCGTATTCTGCAAGATCCTGAAATGTATGCTTCTTTCTCCAAGGAATCCCTGAAAATTTCCCAAAACCATGAGATGAAAGCTTGCGTGGATAGAATGGAAGAAGTATATAAATCGGTAGCAGCCCAAAAGAATAAAAAGAAAAAAAGATCTATACTAAATACGATCTTCTCTTTGGATCCTTTCGGGATCTTAGGCTAA
- a CDS encoding O-antigen ligase family protein: MKEFLKKAHLFCLLATLPSIGISVSLSQGFLVLSFFFGLADQLKIGNWKDILPNHPISKISISLFLWYGIVFLIHLVFDNSTGYTKAAWNGELKDFFLFFGFLSVGFTTKEDLPKIYRALFWLFLILVFTGVAGGFTPVRLSRLISDLYKTSSSYRFTHPLGSVSSIPLYISIGLMNTHLTFGGLLQFFSAFAVFGFLRTLIQGDKKKILIAGLLLFLYCLVFLLNQARSSMIGAGVSIFFAGVHLFFIRKEFSRSFLIKGASLFLGLLILIGLVLAISPAGKKVIGPLFGKEKHTDSGRTFIWDSSFPLIQKNPIIGVGPGNYNKEIEKVRISHSEEYPELSYFYEVTQRGHAHNDYFHLASVFGIPAALIYLGLGAILIAYLFQSKQDFQIILFFYGLIGFFVSGLFQCYFQDDEVVILFWILLGLFVKGEFLISKRNNA, encoded by the coding sequence ATGAAAGAGTTTTTGAAAAAAGCGCATCTATTCTGTTTACTCGCCACCCTACCTTCGATCGGAATTTCGGTCAGCCTTAGCCAGGGATTTCTGGTGCTTTCCTTTTTTTTCGGACTGGCGGACCAACTGAAGATAGGAAATTGGAAGGACATCCTACCCAATCATCCTATTTCTAAAATTTCGATTTCTCTTTTTCTCTGGTACGGGATCGTATTTCTGATCCATCTTGTATTTGATAATTCCACAGGATATACAAAGGCTGCTTGGAACGGAGAGCTGAAAGACTTCTTCCTATTTTTCGGGTTCCTTTCCGTAGGATTTACAACAAAGGAAGATCTACCCAAAATTTATCGAGCTCTCTTCTGGCTTTTTTTGATCCTAGTATTCACAGGAGTTGCTGGAGGTTTTACTCCTGTCCGTCTTTCCAGACTCATCAGCGATCTATACAAAACCTCCAGTAGTTATAGATTCACTCACCCATTGGGTTCTGTTTCTTCCATCCCTCTTTATATCTCCATAGGTTTGATGAACACTCATTTGACCTTCGGAGGGTTGCTACAATTCTTTTCGGCGTTTGCAGTATTCGGTTTTTTAAGGACTCTCATCCAAGGGGATAAGAAAAAGATCCTAATTGCAGGGCTTCTTCTCTTTTTATATTGTTTAGTGTTCTTATTAAACCAGGCAAGATCTAGCATGATTGGAGCCGGGGTAAGTATCTTCTTTGCGGGAGTTCATTTATTCTTTATCAGAAAGGAATTTTCAAGATCTTTTCTGATAAAGGGAGCTTCTCTCTTCTTAGGACTTCTAATTTTGATAGGACTTGTACTTGCAATTAGTCCTGCAGGAAAGAAGGTCATCGGGCCACTCTTTGGAAAAGAAAAACACACCGATTCAGGAAGAACATTCATCTGGGATTCCAGTTTTCCACTCATCCAAAAGAATCCGATCATAGGAGTAGGTCCCGGGAATTACAATAAAGAGATCGAAAAAGTTAGGATCTCACATTCCGAAGAATATCCGGAACTCTCCTACTTTTACGAAGTCACTCAAAGAGGACACGCACATAACGATTATTTCCATCTCGCTTCGGTATTCGGTATCCCTGCGGCATTGATCTATTTGGGGTTAGGAGCAATCCTGATCGCGTATCTATTCCAATCCAAGCAAGACTTTCAGATCATATTATTCTTTTATGGACTGATCGGATTTTTTGTTTCAGGTTTATTCCAGTGTTACTTCCAGGATGACGAGGTGGTCATCCTATTCTGGATCTTATTAGGCCTTTTCGTAAAAGGAGAATTTCTAATATCAAAGCGGAATAACGCATAA
- a CDS encoding phospholipase D-like domain-containing protein, producing the protein MKIFCIFWFSILCFLRCERTEEDVSVFWEDDLYPKVFFSYPGRFVPLGKKRNVRDEILHIVRESKKSIYMHLYSFDDPEIEEELIKAYRRGVHLEFMGEWGKTYPSSILPFLKYWEGTGLQHTKVLVSDQSLVFIGTGNFTFYGLEQDHNGYIEFILNRKEWENFYSFLREEYPFPTLRIGELEFWNSPIEGNLIQNRLLDSVFSSKHSIRYLIFDHYDPIISFGFTRANHGSISGIYNRPVDPEGTILSGIPGVEISEDGNEDILDDPNIGKGGLLHHKTMILDDLEVLTGSYNYSLSARDSNREILIRIKDARVTKKFKEEWENILVKSKPIEISEPTFPVDTNTHSFDVDNDLICRSEIQSEETFLEIGFEWFRWNNFYRWKEESCKSISDYESISSRFFGGKSEFPKTETESLGIRSFSRNGISGFTLPKSDLMKEFHSTILKPSLFLRPSQFLGTAGAWVFPNNTELSKFLSENSPQQVWILERGKLPRLLGVSLEEGVYYLSESVTSNSGVILLGYENFGLYFCFKSVNYNLNWPEQVLFAVYNFREASEFPDQYSESNLEYFAEQGIPNRRRKNLCVIPL; encoded by the coding sequence ATGAAAATATTCTGTATATTTTGGTTTTCGATCCTTTGTTTTTTACGCTGCGAAAGAACAGAAGAAGATGTTTCCGTTTTTTGGGAAGATGACTTATATCCTAAAGTATTCTTTTCATATCCGGGTAGATTCGTACCGCTCGGTAAAAAGAGAAATGTTCGAGATGAGATACTGCACATCGTCCGAGAGTCCAAAAAATCTATTTATATGCATCTTTATTCTTTCGACGATCCGGAGATTGAAGAGGAACTTATAAAGGCATATCGAAGAGGCGTTCATTTAGAATTCATGGGAGAATGGGGAAAAACTTATCCAAGCTCTATCCTACCATTTCTAAAATATTGGGAAGGCACTGGTTTACAGCATACGAAGGTTTTGGTCTCCGATCAGTCATTGGTGTTTATCGGAACCGGGAATTTTACATTTTACGGTTTAGAACAGGATCATAACGGATATATAGAATTTATACTGAACCGAAAAGAATGGGAAAACTTTTATTCTTTTCTAAGAGAAGAATATCCATTTCCTACTTTGAGAATTGGCGAATTAGAATTTTGGAATTCTCCTATCGAAGGAAATTTGATCCAGAATAGGCTTTTGGATTCAGTTTTTTCTTCTAAACATTCGATTCGTTATTTGATCTTCGATCATTATGATCCAATCATAAGCTTCGGATTTACTCGCGCAAATCATGGATCCATTAGCGGGATATACAATCGCCCGGTTGATCCTGAAGGAACAATTCTATCCGGCATTCCCGGGGTAGAGATCTCAGAAGACGGAAACGAGGATATTTTAGATGATCCTAATATTGGAAAAGGAGGACTCCTCCATCATAAGACCATGATCTTGGATGATCTAGAAGTTTTGACCGGATCCTATAATTATTCTTTGAGCGCCAGGGATTCCAACAGAGAGATTCTCATTCGAATCAAGGATGCGAGAGTCACTAAAAAATTTAAAGAAGAATGGGAGAATATTCTAGTTAAATCCAAGCCGATAGAGATCTCGGAACCTACATTTCCTGTTGATACGAATACTCACAGTTTCGACGTCGACAACGATCTGATTTGTAGATCGGAAATACAATCGGAAGAAACGTTTTTGGAAATCGGATTTGAATGGTTTCGTTGGAATAATTTCTATAGATGGAAAGAAGAATCCTGTAAATCTATCTCGGATTATGAATCGATTAGTTCCAGATTTTTCGGAGGCAAAAGTGAATTTCCGAAAACTGAAACGGAAAGCTTGGGAATCCGATCGTTCTCCAGAAATGGAATATCAGGATTTACTCTTCCTAAATCCGATCTGATGAAGGAATTTCATTCTACGATCTTAAAACCTTCTCTATTTTTAAGGCCATCCCAATTTTTAGGAACGGCAGGAGCCTGGGTTTTTCCGAATAATACTGAACTGAGTAAATTTCTGTCTGAAAATTCCCCCCAGCAGGTATGGATCTTAGAAAGGGGAAAACTTCCGAGATTATTAGGAGTTTCATTAGAAGAAGGAGTGTATTATCTTTCTGAGAGTGTAACTTCGAATTCCGGCGTTATACTCCTTGGATACGAGAACTTTGGGCTATATTTCTGTTTTAAGTCGGTTAATTATAATCTGAATTGGCCGGAGCAAGTATTATTTGCAGTTTACAATTTTAGAGAAGCCTCCGAGTTTCCCGATCAATATTCTGAATCTAATTTGGAATACTTTGCAGAACAGGGAATTCCAAACCGAAGGAGAAAGAACTTATGCGTTATTCCGCTTTGA